Proteins co-encoded in one Streptomyces sp. NBC_01237 genomic window:
- a CDS encoding ATP-dependent DNA ligase, producing MEFPIRVALARAVPVLPRGPGWFYEPKFDGHRMVLRRTEDSVVLYARSGRIVTSHWTDLATAGTHALAPGTVLDGEAVIWKDEKLDFSAVQSRAASTLSRARTPAAQYPASYVVWDRHAARSARGTLRPRLVEES from the coding sequence GTGGAGTTCCCGATCAGGGTGGCGCTGGCCAGGGCGGTGCCGGTGCTGCCGCGCGGGCCGGGCTGGTTCTACGAGCCGAAGTTCGACGGCCACCGGATGGTGCTGCGCCGCACAGAGGACTCCGTGGTGCTGTACGCGAGGTCCGGACGGATCGTCACCAGCCACTGGACGGACCTCGCGACCGCCGGCACGCACGCCCTGGCCCCCGGGACGGTCCTGGACGGCGAAGCCGTCATCTGGAAAGACGAGAAGCTTGACTTCAGCGCGGTCCAGTCCCGTGCCGCTTCCACCCTGTCCCGCGCCCGGACCCCTGCCGCGCAGTACCCCGCCTCCTACGTGGTCTGGGACCGCCATGCTGCTCGGTCTGCCCGTGGCACCTTGAGGCCACGTCTGGTCGAAGAGTCCTGA